A section of the Papio anubis isolate 15944 chromosome 2, Panubis1.0, whole genome shotgun sequence genome encodes:
- the CCR9 gene encoding C-C chemokine receptor type 9, which produces MTPTDFTSPVPNMADDYGSESTSSMEDYVNFNFTDFYCEKNNVRQFASHFLPPLYWLVFIVGALGNSLVILVYWYCTRVKTMTDMFLLNLAIADLLFLVTLPFWAIAAADQWKFQTFMCKVVNSMYKMNFYSCVLLIMCISVDRYIAIAQAMRAHTWREKRLLYSKMVCFTIWVLAAALCIPEILYSQIKEESGIAVCTMVYPSDESTKLKSAVLTLKVILGFFLPFMVMACCYTIIIHTLIQAKKSSKHKALKVTITVLTVFVLSQFPYNCILLVQTIDAYAMFISSCAVSTNIDICFQVTQTIAFFHSCLNPVLYVFVGERFRRDLMKTLKNLGCISQAQWVSFTRREGSLKLSSMLLETTSGALSL; this is translated from the exons ATGACACCCACAGATTTCACA AGCCCTGTTCCTAACATGGCTGATGACTATGGCTCTGAATCCACCTCTTCCATGGAAGACTACGTTAACTTCAACTTCACTGACTTCTACTGTGAGAAAAACAATGTCAGGCAGTTTGCGAGCCATTTCCTCCCGCCCTTGTACTGGCTGGTGTTCATCGTGGGCGCCTTGGGCAACAGTCTGGTCATCCTGGTCTACTGGTACTGCACAAGAGTGAAGACCATGACCGACATGTTCCTTTTGAATTTGGCAATTGCTGACCTCCTCTTTCTTGTCACTCTTCCCTTCTGGGCCATTGCCGCCGCTGACCAGTGGAAATTCCAGACCTTCATGTGCAAGGTGGTCAACAGCATGTACAAGATGAACTTCTACAGCTGTGTGTTGCTGATCATGTGCATCAGTGTGGACAGGTACATTGCTATTGCCCAGGCCATGAGAGCACACACTTGGAGGGAGAAAaggcttctgtacagcaaaatggTTTGCTTTACCATCTGGGTATTGGCAGCTGCGCTCTGCATCCCAGAAATCTTATACAGCCAAATCAAGGAGGAATCTGGCATTGCTGTCTGCACCATGGTTTACCCTAGCGACGAGAGCACCAAACTGAAGTCAGCTGTCTTGACCCTGAAGGTCATTCTGGGGTTCTTCCTCCCCTTCATGGTCATGGCTTGCTGTTACACCATCATTATTCACACCCTGATACAAGCCAAGAAGTCGTCCAAGCACAAGGCCCTAAAAGTGACCATCACTGTCCTGACCGTCTTTGTCTTGTCTCAGTTTCCCTATAACTGCATTTTATTGGTGCAGACCATTGACGCCTATGCCATGTTCATCTCCAGCTGTGCCGTTTCCACCAACATTGACATCTGCTTCCAGGTCACCCAGACCATCGCCTTCTTCCACAGTTGCCTGAACCCTGTTCTCTATGTTTTTGTGGGTGAGAGATTCCGTCGGGATCTTATGAAAACCCTGAAGAACTTGGGTTGCATCAGCCAGGCCCAGTGGGTTTCATTTACAAGGAGAGAGGGAAGCTTGAAGCTGTCGTCTATGTTGCTGGAGACAACCTCAGGAGCGCTCTCCCTCTGA